The following coding sequences lie in one Saccharomyces mikatae IFO 1815 strain IFO1815 genome assembly, chromosome: 10 genomic window:
- the SMKI10G0010 gene encoding acetyltransferase, with protein sequence MGVLENIEPGELYDANYDPDLLRVRKETKIKLHEYNNTSPAEEDKRNQIIKELLGSCTDNFIIEPPFYCDYGSNIHIGENFYANHNLIILDGAKVHIGDNVFLAPNVGIYTAGHPIDVERRLQGLEYAMPVTIGDNVWIGGGVTVIPGVTIGKNTVIAAGSVVIRDIPEGVVAAGNPCKVIRKVTEKDSLTKNYKK encoded by the coding sequence ATGGGTGTATTGGAAAACATAGAACCTGGCGAGCTTTACGATGCGAACTATGACCCAGATCTTTTGAGAGTTAGAAAAGAGACTAAAATTAAGTTGCACGAATATAATAACACCAGCCCTGCTGAggaagataaaagaaaccAAATCATCAAGGAATTGTTGGGAAGCTGCACTGACAACTTCATCATTGAACCTCCCTTTTACTGTGATTATGGTAGTAACATCCATATCGGAGAGAATTTCTACGCCAATCACAACCTTATTATCCTCGACGGGGCAAAGGTGCACATTGGTGACAACGTCTTTCTTGCCCCCAACGTTGGAATCTACACGGCAGGCCACCCAATCGATGTGGAAAGACGTCTTCAAGGTCTAGAATATGCCATGCCCGTGACCATTGGTGACAATGTATGGATCGGCGGTGGGGTCACTGTGATTCCTGGCGTGACCATAGGAAAAAACACCGTGATTGCCGCTGGTAGCGTTGTGATTCGTGATATACCAGAAGGTGTGGTTGCTGCAGGCAATCCCTGCAAAGTTATAAGAAAGGTGACTGAAAAGGACAGTTTGACCAAGAACTACAAAAAATAG
- the REE1 gene encoding Ree1p, translating to MSGSESTALSSGTWLNKPKKVTEEAGKVSLETDEKTDFWRETFYGFTRDSGHFLGVKTGSAFTAQVRIQGSYQSLYDQAGIMVRVDESRWIKAGIEISDGKAMLSSVLTNQKSDWSTAIYDKDPKDFWLRVTVEKGVLRLQVSSDKKTWPLVRLAPFPVSDHYFVGPMACTPERGGLNVTFSEWSLTAPLGKALHDLS from the coding sequence ATGTCCGGATCTGAAAGCACTGCGTTGTCAAGTGGTACATGGCTCaataaaccaaaaaaagttaCTGAGGAGGCAGGAAAAGTTAGCCTCGAAACAGACGAGAAAACAGACTTCTGGCGTGAAACCTTTTATGGGTTCACTCGTGACAGTGGTCACTTCTTGGGAGTAAAGACAGGAAGTGCCTTTACTGCACAAGTCCGTATTCAAGGAAGCTACCAGAGTCTGTATGATCAGGCCGGTATAATGGTGCGTGTTGACGAAAGTCGTTGGATTAAGGCCGgtattgaaatttctgaTGGAAAAGCAATGCTAAGCAGCGTTCTAACAAACCAAAAGTCCGATTGGTCAACAGCTATCTACGACAAAGACCCCAAAGACTTTTGGCTTCGTGTCACCGTTGAAAAGGGGGTCTTGAGGCTCCAAGTTTCTTCGGACAAAAAGACATGGCCATTAGTACGTTTGGCTCCATTCCCAGTTTCAGACCATTATTTCGTTGGTCCAATGGCCTGCACACCTGAACGTGGCGGACTAAACGTCACCTTTTCAGAATGGAGTCTCACCGCTCCCTTGGGAAAGGCTTTACATGATCTAAGTTAG
- the SMKI10G0050 gene encoding RTA1 domain-containing protein: protein MAFSRDWSFYNYTPSLGAAIVFIILFILATATFSYQVWYTSKVAAQLSKNPFVPEEELNEPTKKRESKMYSIKSASNAHIPFFIGCALEIVGFICRAKSATDINKLTPFIIQNMFVLVAPTFFAATIYMIFGRVLFLLDCQSLMPISPRYGTTFFVTGDVISFLLQGTGGGLMASSGGRNIGSYIVIIGLFVQVVFFGFFILMEIRFTMCIQKTCPYFWKLSRKWWFLNLSLLVSSILILIRSIVRIVESIQGYKGYIMSHEWFLYIFDALPMFFVIVSFCIASYFGNIFDVTIECRELKETPQEIDAEYSGKEDIV from the coding sequence ATGGCTTTTTCTAGAGATTGGTCATTTTACAACTATACGCCTAGTTTAGGTGCGGCTATAgtgtttattattttattcatACTTGCCACAGCAACATTCTCCTACCAGGTATGGTACACTTCCAAAGTGGCTGCCCAATTGTCCAAAAACCCGTTTGTGCCCGAAGAGGAACTGAATGAACCTACTAAAAAGAGAGAGAGCAAAATGTACAGTATCAAGTCGGCCTCTAACGCTCatattccatttttcattggATGCGCTCTGGAAATCGTGGGCTTCATCTGCAGAGCTAAGAGCGCGACTGATATTAACAAACTGACACCGTTCATTATACAAAACATGTTTGTGCTGGTGGCGCCTACATTTTTTGCAGCGACGATCTATATGATTTTTGGAAGAGTTTTATTTCTGTTGGATTGCCAGTCGCTCATGCCTATATCGCCTCGTTATGGTACAACATTTTTTGTCACCGGTGATGTTATCAGCTTTTTGCTGCAAGGAACAGGTGGTGGGTTGATGGCTTCTTCTGGCGGAAGGAATATAGGTTCCTATATTGTGATTATTGGTCTATTCGTTCAAGTCGTCTTCTTTGGgtttttcattcttatGGAGATCAGATTTACGATGTGCATTCAGAAGACATGTCCCTACTTTTGGAAGCTATCCAGAAAATGGtggtttttgaatttgagtTTGCTAGTAAGCAGCATACTCATTTTGATACGTTCCATTGTCCGTATTGTTGAATCTATCCAGGGTTACAAAGGCTACATCATGAGTCATGAGTGGTTCCTGTATATTTTTGATGCGCTACCAATGTTTTTCGTGATTGTTTCGTTCTGCATTGCCTCATATTTTGGAAACATTTTTGACGTTACGATAGAGTGTCGCGAACTCAAGGAGACGCCGCAGGAAATTGATGCGGAATATTCCGGCAAGGAAGACATTGTGTAA
- the SMKI10G0030 gene encoding fungal specific transcription factor domain-containing protein, which produces MAPTVTPKKVPKKLLDQCMRLYNDNLYGIWPLLCYDDLRKLLDENYDDCYTYWFLVSLSAATLGDLQTEMESEEGATYSGRVLSSLCISSRQEFDDFDSSNVLSIMTYYCLLRCFAQMSNTGTSYRLCCEAISLITVAELHREETFKSLSFNEQQLRRKLFYLLLMTERYYAVYFHCTTRLDVTISPPEREATVDPRLSLDSFLEMVRVFTVPGKYFFNALASDSIGVSYTEDSLKRIWKELHTTPLEIEPWSYGYVDISFSRHWIRALAWKFVYQVRDRRTSFISDTTIAQVPAEIARDMLEDTFLMPSNLYEAHGPAIPTKALEIADALVEVISQYGQDTKSDAWNCLCDISKFVFSLKHCDSKMMERFVVRCQNTLVTCPISRPLELNNDNKGDFQDDLSSEFSFRP; this is translated from the coding sequence ATGGCCCCCACAGTGACACCTAAGAAGGTACCCAAGAAGCTGCTTGATCAATGTATGAGACTATACAACGACAATCTGTACGGGATCTGGCCTTTGCTCTGCTACGACGACCTCCGAAAACTTTTGGACGAGAACTATGACGACTGCTACACGTACTGGTTTTTGGTATCTCTTTCGGCAGCGACTCTTGGCGATTTGCAAACAGAAATGGAATCTGAAGAGGGGGCCACCTATAGTGGGAGAGTATTATCCAGCCTGTGTATCTCATCGCGCCAGGAGTTTGACGACTTTGATAGTAGCAATGTACTCAGCATCATGACGTACTACTGTTTGCTGCGCTGTTTTGCTCAGATGTCTAATACAGGAACTTCGTACCGACTTTGTTGTGAAGCTATCAGTCTTATCACGGTAGCCGAGTTGCATCGTGAGGAAACGTTCAAgtctctttctttcaacgAGCAGCAGCTCAGAAGAAAGCTGTTTTATTTGCTGCTCATGACGGAGAGATACTATGCCGTATACTTTCATTGTACAACACGTTTGGATGTCACAATATCGCCGCCAGAGCGGGAGGCCACCGTTGACCCTCGACTTTCTCTGGACAGTTTTCTAGAGATGGTCCGAGTATTTACTGTACCAggaaaatatttctttaatGCGTTAGCCTCTGACTCGATTGGCGTTTCTTATACGGAGGATTCTCTTAAAAGGATATGGAAAGAACTCCATACAACACCACTTGAAATAGAGCCATGGTCCTACGGGTACGTAGACATTTCATTTTCGCGACACTGGATTAGAGCACTAGCTTGGAAATTTGTGTACCAAGTCAGGGATAGGCGAACCAGCTTTATTTCAGATACGACCATTGCCCAGGTACCGGCTGAAATCGCTAGGGACATGCTTGAGGACACGTTCTTGATGCCAAGCAACCTTTATGAGGCGCACGGTCCTGCAATACCAACGAAAGCGCTTGAAATAGCGGATGCGTTAGTGGAAGTTATAAGTCAATACGGCCAAGACACGAAATCAGACGCATGGAACTGTTTGTGTGATATATCTAAGTTTGTTTTCTCTCTCAAGCACTGTGATAGTAAAATGATGGAAAGATTTGTTGTCAGATGCCAAAATACCCTCGTTACATGCCCCATCTCCAGACCCTTGGAATTGAACAACGATAACAAGGGTGACTTCCAAGATGACTTGTCGAGCGAATTCAGCTTTCGTCCATGA
- the SMKI10G0060 gene encoding Zn(II)2Cys6 transcription factor translates to MSGIKKQRRSSRVSRACERCKKRKIKCDTLKPCFNCVGSQSKCTYKYHSKETSSSLLKFKDNVGVELCNIRNHIAKLKQQQPSEYPIHLQRVLNEVSSSLESLQPHLYFNLDAEEVRSYRGTESLETQVLDSRCGVLNRFLNSKSYKAKNRPPVDTYHGLYSPTLFFTTIGLGWVIKRLLAYSDDKATRETVYILLKYLESVVKQEGEIKMTSGSPFEYYARLNKIGSGHEQVLAHVMSKISPELSQTVSSWEKVDFCRGTDGFAHAVSVFKQFNKTVNFKEMNASSLKAFLEQYDVIVCLCFEQFERSVFSEMYNLANLQDLIYLVRHTYWSQDPFTVGKLISPMCRRSLDLGLNRWEYYIGHDECTAENYRRLWWNSYWWDGWYALVTGKPPSISDEYSSCLFPKQVVELGVDDSMDCLSLVNSVKLESSSIDSFVFFGYILLGRVIKKVFSELLYNKSFTDYRVHAHPTLMNFKEILKELMTKLEKILMIFYDLEKKLYPFLSLHLDLYKAFELYVHAKYVEMCCFQGIESLLIRIQSLMPGSQSNEISEKIKQTKNKSFHASTDLLLHILKKNDGLVFFKSVWITTATTLNIITSFIQNPFLNSIYHLSLLCAITKAYNDLVKDVFLSVDSISRVHQKKFESGVIALSILTRICLQTYMRSHSISEERLLEELKKSGLNSAETAKVLFDMNSSCFRFLLARLNKTGYVKGILEEVDKDLTDLVDHDSKTFQGTNESTVAPRDAASSENELYKMTDCGTLESFVNSHVLPEFWDLIWDDIDA, encoded by the coding sequence ATGTCTGGAATTAAAAAGCAACGCAGAAGTTCTCGTGTGAGTCGTGCTTGTGAGAGATGTAAAAAGCGAAAGATAAAATGTGATACTTTAAAACCTTGTTTCAACTGCGTCGGCTCTCAATCAAAGTGCACTTACAAGTACCATTCCAAGGAGACCAGCTCTTCGCTCTTGAAGTTTAAAGATAATGTCGGCGTCGAACTGTGTAATATCAGAAATCATATCGCAAAGCTGAAGCAACAGCAACCTTCCGAATATCCCATCCATTTGCAGAGGGTATTGAACGAGGTTTCGTCTTCACTCGAAAGTTTACAGCCACATCTATATTTCAATCTAGACGCCGAAGAGGTCAGATCTTATAGAGGGACGGAGTCTCTGGAAACTCAGGTTCTGGACAGTCGATGCGGCGTGTTGAACAGGTTTTTGAATTCGAAATCTTACAAGGCTAAGAACAGGCCCCCCGTTGACACTTACCATGGTCTCTATTCTCCGACATTGTTCTTCACCACCATAGGATTAGGGTGGGTTATCAAGAGATTGCTTGCATACTCGGATGATAAGGCAACAAGAGAAACTGTTTACATACTATTAAAGTACCTGGAGAGCGTCGTTAAACAAGAAGGAGAGATCAAGATGACCTCGGGCTCACCTTTCGAGTATTACGCAAGGCTGAATAAGATAGGTAGTGGCCACGAGCAAGTCCTTGCACATGTCATGTCCAAGATCTCGCCTGAATTGAGCCAAACCGTATCGAGTTGGGAAAAAGTCGACTTCTGCAGAGGGACTGACGGATTTGCGCATGCCGTTTCGGTCTTTAAACAGTTTAACAAGACAGTAAACTTTAAGGAAATGAACGCATCGTCGTTGAAAGCGTTTTTGGAACAGTACGATGTGATTGTTTGTTTATGCTTCGAGCAGTTCGAAAGATCTGTATTCTCGGAAATGTATAATCTAGCGAACTTGCAAGACTTGATATATCTGGTGAGGCATACGTATTGGTCGCAGGATCCCTTTACTGTGGGGAAACTTATAAGTCCCATGTGTAGAAGAAGCTTGGATTTGGGACTGAATCGTTGGGAGTACTACATTGGTCATGATGAATGCACTGCAGAGAACTACAGACGGTTATGGTGGAACAGCTATTGGTGGGATGGTTGGTACGCTCTTGTTACTGGCAAACCACCTTCCATCTCGGATGAATACAGTTCATGTCTCTTTCCGAAGCAAGTGGTCGAACTCGGAGTCGATGATTCCATGGATTGTCTCTCATTGGTTAACTCAGTCAAACTTGAGTCAAGCAGTATTGATAGTTTCGTGTTTTTTGGATACATTTTGTTGGGAAGAGTTATCAAGAAGGTGTTCTCGGAATTGTTATATAACAAGAGCTTTACGGACTATAGAGTTCATGCACACCCCACTTTGATgaatttcaaagaaatactAAAGGAGCTAATGACTAAACTTGAAAAGATACTTATGATTTTCTATGacttggaaaagaaattatatcCGTTTCTGTCGCTACATTTGGATCTCTATAAGGCTTTTGAGCTCTATGTCCATGCGAAATATGTAGAGATGTGCTGTTTTCAAGGAATTGAAAGTTTGCTTATACGAATTCAAAGTCTTATGCCTGGTAGTCAGAGCAATGaaatttcagaaaagataaagcagacaaaaaataaatctTTTCATGCATCCACTGATCTGCTATTACATATTCTCAAAAAGAATGATGGATtagtatttttcaaatctgtGTGGATTACTACAGCAACTACACTAAATATAATAACGTCCTTTATCCAAAATCCTTTTCTAAACTCAATTTATCATCTTTCTCTGTTATGTGCTATAACAAAGGCTTATAATGACTTGGTTAAAgatgtttttctttccgTTGACTCCATATCTCGGGTTCACcagaagaaatttgaaagtggTGTCATCGCACTCTCCATATTGACACGTATCTGTCTTCAGACTTATATGAGGTCACATAGCATTTCAGAAGAAAGATTGCTTgaagagttgaaaaagTCTGGTTTAAATTCAGCGGAAACTGCGAAGGTTCTGTTCGATATGAATTCATCTTGTTTCAGATTTTTATTAGCACGTCTCAACAAAACAGGGTATGTAAAGGGAATCCTAGAGGAAGTTGATAAAGATTTAACGGACCTTGTCGATCATGATTCCAAGACGTTTCAGGGTACTAATGAATCTACAGTTGCTCCTAGGGATGCTGCGTCTTctgaaaatgaactttATAAAATGACAGATTGTGGAACCCTTGAGAGTTTTGTTAATTCACATGTTTTGCCGGAGTTTTGGGATTTAATTTGGGACGATATCGATGCATGA
- the IMA5 gene encoding oligo-1,6-glucosidase IMA5 (similar to Saccharomyces cerevisiae IMA5 (YJL216C)), translating into MTIIHNPKWWKEATVYQIYPASFKDSDNDGWGDLAGITSKLDYIKELGVDAIWVCPFYESPQEDMGYDIANYEKVWPRYGTNEDCFQLIEESHKRGIKVIVDLVVNHCSEEHEWFKESRSSKTNPKRDWFFWRPPKGYDEKGNPIPPNNWRSFFGGSAWRYDEKTGEFFMHVFAPGQPDFNWENEECRKAIYESSVGYWLRHNVDGFRIDVGSMYSKVEGLPDAPITDPTVPYQDGTAFFINGPRIHEYHKEMRQYMISQVPEGKEIMTVGEVGIGNENDFKDYTSAKEGELNMMFNFKHTSVGESPEFKYELIPFTLKDFKLALAESFLFIENTDCWSTIYLENHDQPRSVSRFGCDSPEWREISSKMLATLIISLTGTVFIYQGQELGMPNFKNRKIEQIKCVEGTGTYAAIKRDYGEDSEKMRKFFEALALISRDHGRTPFPWTGEEPCAGFSKNAKPWLDINESFRDGINAEAELKDKDSVFFFWKKALQVRKEYKDILVYGHNFQFFDLDNDKLFMFTKDADSKKMFAVFNFSSDKTDFPVPDEKASYTMFFGNYADTDGNSRTLQPWEGRLYSMK; encoded by the coding sequence ATGACAATCATCCATAATCCAAAGTGGTGGAAAGAAGCCACCGTCTACCAAATTTACCCCGCTAGTTTCAAAGACTCTGACAATGATGGTTGGGGTGACCTGGCCGGGATTACCTCCAAGCTTGACTACATTAAAGAGTTAGGCGTTGACGCTATATGGGTGTGCCCATTCTATGAGTCTCCTCAAGAAGATATGGGATATGATATTGCAAACTATGAGAAGGTTTGGCCTCGTTACGGTACGAACGAGGATTGTTTCCAACTGATCGAAGAATCTCATAAAAGAGGTATCAAGGTGATTGTTGACTTGGTCGTTAACCATTGTTCTGAAGAGCATGAGTGGTTCAAAGAAAGTAGATCTTCCAAAACAAATCCAAAGCGTGACTGGTTCTTCTGGAGACCTCCTAAAGGTTACGATGAAAAAGGTAATCCAATTCCCCCAAACAACTGGAGATCTTTCTTTGGTGGATCAGCTTGGAGATATGACGAGAAAACAGGCGAGTTCTTCATGCATGTTTTTGCTCCTGGTCAACCTGACTTCAACTGGGAAAATGAAGAGTGCCGTAAGGCTATTTATGAATCATCAGTAGGATATTGGTTACGTCACAATGTTGATGGGTTCAGAATTGATGTGGGTAGCATGTACTCTAAAGTCGAAGGCTTGCCAGATGCTCCTATTACTGATCCAACCGTTCCTTACCAGGATGGGACAgctttcttcattaatgGACCACGTATTCACGAGTACCATAAGGAAATGCGTCAATATATGATTTCTCAAGTCCCAGAAGGCAAAGAAATTATGACTGTTGGTGAAGTTGGTATCgggaatgaaaatgactTCAAGGACTACACTAGTGCTAAGGAGGGAGAACTTAACATGATGTTTAACTTCAAACACACATCAGTTGGTGAAAGCCCAGAATTTAAGTATGAGCTTATTCCCTTTACCTTGAAAGACTTTAAGCTAGCTCTTGCAGAGAGTTTTCTATTTATTGAAAACACTGATTGCTGGTCCACCATCTACCTAGAAAACCACGATCAACCTCGTAGTGTTTCGCGTTTTGGTTGTGATTCTCCTGAGTGGCGTGAGATTTCCTCGAAAATGTTGGCCACACTAATCATCTCATTGACTGGTACTGTATTTATTTACCAAGGTCAGGAACTGGGTATGCCTAACTTCAAGAATAGAAAGATTGAACAAATTAAATGTGTTGAAGGTACTGGTACTTATGCTGCTATCAAACGTGACTACGGTGAGGACtcagaaaaaatgagaaagtTCTTTGAAGCTTTAGCTTTGATTTCCAGGGACCATGGAAGAACACCTTTCCCATGGACTGGTGAAGAACCTTGTGCAGGTTTCTCGAAGAACGCCAAACCTTGGTTAGATATAAATGAATCGTTTAGGGACGGCATTAACGCAGAAGCTGAGTTGAAAGACAAAGactctgttttctttttctggaAAAAGGCCTTGCAGGTTAGAAAAGAGTACAAAGACATTCTTGTGTACGGACATaactttcaattctttgatttaGATAACGACAAGTTGTTCATGTTCACCAAAGATGCGGATAGTAAGAAAATGTTTGccgttttcaatttcagtAGTGACAAGACAGACTTCCCAGTGCCTGATGAAAAGGCCTCTTACACTATGTTTTTCGGTAACTATGCAGACACAGATGGTAACTCGCGTACCTTACAGCCATGGGAAGGAAGACTTTACTCCATGAAATAA
- the SMKI10G0040 gene encoding sugar porter family MFS transporter, which yields MKNIISLVGRKRNAPENEITNLPDSSSATVMQAKSLDTDDFEEGKKDGAFELGHLEFTTNAAQLGDSDEDSVNAIRVADATDDANEANNEEKSMTLRQALRKYPKAALWSILVSTTLVMEGYDTALLSALYALPVFQRKFGTMNAEGSYEITSQWQIGLNMCVLCGEMIGLQMTTYMVEFMGNRYTMITALGLLTAYIFILYYCKSLAMIAVGQILSAMPWGCFQSLAVTYASEVCPLALRYYMTSYSNICWLFGQIFASGIMKNSQENLGDSELGYKLPFALQWIWPAPLIIGIFFAPESPWWLVRKNKIAEAKKSLNRILSGTAAEREIQVDITLKQIEMTIEKERLLASKSGSFFHCFKGVDGRRTRLACLTWVAQNSSGAVLLGYSTYFFERAGMATDQAFTFSLIQYCLGLAGTLCSWVISGRVGRWTILTYGLAFQMVCLFIIGGMGFASGSNASNGAGGLLLALSFFYNAGIGAVVYCIVAEIPSAELRTKTIVLARICYNLMAVFNAILTPYMLNVSDWNWGAKTGLYWGGFTALTLAWVIIDLPETTGRTFSEINELFNQGVPARKFASTVVDPFRKGELQNDLQVDVIDQSSSVKQRESAEANTF from the coding sequence ATGAAGAATATCATCTCGCTGGTAGgcaggaaaagaaatgccCCAGAGAATGAGATCACAAACCTCCCGGACTCTTCAAGCGCTACAGTCATGCAAGCAAAGAGTTTAGACACCGacgattttgaagaagggAAGAAAGACGGCGCATTTGAGTTGGGTCACTTGGAGTTCACCACCAATGCAGCACAGCTAGGCGATTCTGACGAGGACAGCGTAAACGCAATCAGAGTGGCAGACGCTACGGATGATGCGAACGAAGCTAACAATGAGGAGAAAAGCATGACTTTGAGGCAAGCTTTGCGAAAATATCCAAAGGCAGCCCTGTGGTCTATTTTGGTGTCCACGACGCTGGTTATGGAGGGTTATGATACTGCGCTTTTGAGTGCACTTTATGCATTGCCGGTTTTCCAGAGGAAGTTCGGTACTATGAATGCGGAAGGCTCCTACGAGATTACCTCGCAGTGGCAAATTGGTTTGAACATGTGTGTCCTTTGTGGTGAAATGATTGGTTTACAGATGACCACTTACATGGTCGAGTTCATGGGTAATCGTTACACAATGATTACGGCGCTCGGCTTGTTGACTGCTtatatttttatccttTACTACTGCAAAAGTTTGGCCATGATCGCTGTAGGGCAAATTCTGTCTGCTATGCCATGGGGTTGCTTCCAGAGTCTGGCTGTTACCTACGCTTCGGAGGTTTGCCCCCTAGCGTTGAGATACTACATGACCAGTTACTCCAACATCTGTTGGTTGTTTGGTCAAATCTTCGCTTCTGGTATCATGAAAAACTCCCAGGAGAATTTGGGAGACTCCGAGTTGGGCTACAAGTTGCCATTTGCCTTACAATGGATCTGGCCTGCACCTTTGATTATTGGTATCTTCTTCGCTCCTGAGTCGCCTTGGTGGCTGGtgagaaagaataagatCGCGGAGGCCAAAAAGTCCTTGAATAGGATTCTGAGCGGCACTGCTGCTGAGAGGGAGATTCAAGTGGATATTACTTTGAAGCAAATTGAGATGACCATTGAGAAGGAAAGACTTCTGGCATCTAAATCAGGGTCTTTCTTTCACTGTTTCAAGGGCGTTgatggaagaagaacaagacTTGCGTGTTTGACTTGGGTTGCTCAAAACAGTAGTGGTGCTGTTTTGCTTGGCTACTCGacatatttctttgaaaggGCAGGCATGGCCACTGACCAGGCGTTTACTTTCTCGCTTATCCAGTACTGTCTTGGTTTGGCAGGTACTCTTTGTTCCTGGGTGATATCTGGTCGTGTTGGTAGATGGACTATCCTGACGTATGGTCTTGCATTCCAAATGGTTTGTCTATTTATCATTGGTGGAATGGGATTTGCATCCGGAAGCAATGCCAGTAATGGTGCCGGTGGTCTACTGCTGGCTTTATCGTTCTTCTACAACGCTGGTATCGGAGCTGTCGTTTATTGTATCGTTGCAGAGATCCCATCCGCAGAGTTAAGGACCAAGACTATTGTGCTGGCGCGTATTTGTTACAATCTAATGGCCGTCTTCAACGCTATTCTAACTCCATATATGCTGAACGTGAGCGACTGGAACTGGGGTGCCAAAACTGGTCTATACTGGGGTGGTTTCACCGCACTCACTCTGGCTTGGGTCATCATTGATTTGCCCGAGACAACTGGCAGAACCTTTAGTGAAATTAATGAACTTTTCAATCAAGGTGTTCCTGCCAGAAAATTCGCATCTACTGTAGTTGATCCTTTCCGTAAGGGTGAGCTTCAAAATGATCTGCAAGTCGACGTTATTGATCAATCCTCAAGCGTAAAGCAGCGGGAGTCAGCTGAAGCTAACACGTTCTAG